Below is a genomic region from Anas platyrhynchos isolate ZD024472 breed Pekin duck chromosome 4, IASCAAS_PekinDuck_T2T, whole genome shotgun sequence.
CAACCTTCTAGCTCTATTGAAAAAAAGCAAGGATAGAGAACCTGACCTCTGGGAGGATAATAAAGCAATAAAGTCTTGAATTTATGGACAGTACATAGTTATGGTTGTAAATGTATTCAAGTCACAGTTATCAAAGCAGTTTCCACCTCCCCTAAAAGCTTTGTCTGCCTACCTATTCTGCCAGAAGCGATGGTGCAGCTAAACACGACACCCTACATCAGCTGTTATCCCACTCACCCAACAGACAGCATACTTTCTAGGGCGGATGTTCAAGACAGAAAGATTCCTACCTGGAATGGCAGGGGGAACAAAATAAGGACAAGTTAGGAGAATCAGGTGCCCCTATCTTACATTTTGCTTCTTATGctcctgctcttttcttttaaatcaaggCTGGAGCTAAGTCAATAGCTGGAGTTATTTCCCTCCAACTTGTGTACACAATCACCACATACTAGCTCAATTTAATCATTTACCCCCTCTATTATTAAAGTgtctttaataataaataaaacctttctgCCACAAGGTTAAGTGGAAATGGACCGGTTACCAATTAATTTATCAACGAGTGTCAGTATCTTAGCAAGTTCTACTTTGTTTTTGAGAATCAGTTCAGATTTACACTTTCAGCGCATACATGTAAAAAGTCTAAAATCCTATATATTTACTTTAAATCCTTAATTTGTCATTTGAGTTCATTTTCAGAAGGACAAAACAGTAGTAGATAAGTGTAGGAATTTCACACTGAAGGCCGATTGCTCTCAAGTGAATGTTGAGACTCCCTTTATAGTTATTACTACAGTCAGTAACCCCTAGAGTCCTATTTAGGAACATGGATTGCATTATTCAAGGCACCAAACAAACATATATCAATAAAATTATCTAGTTTTTGGTTTACCATAGGAGAAATGGAAACAAAGAAATGGAGGGTGCGAACAGGTTATTTGCACAGAAAGTGCTTACTTCCTGACTTCCCGCTCTAAAGGACTAGGATTCAATTAACAGTACACACTGTTTCCTCAATAttcttattactttttttttatttattttctgtgccaCACAGCTGGACCTCAGTATGACAGATGTAGATGCTGGCTTCGACTCTGTACAGCcaagaaaagctgaaatgtcAGCCAAAGAACACAGGGACTACTCCTTTCTTTGTATCCTCGATTATAACTCTAAGGAGTACAAGGCAAAAGCAGGCATCACATATTAGCTAAGATGGCAAGCAAAGAACCAGTTAAGTCTGGGCACAGAATGACAGATTTGATTCCTGATGAATAATTTGCTAAATTTGATCTACGCTTGACCTAGCAACTAGTCAGTGTCATGGGACAGCACAAGTAGTTACAGTGAGGAGGTTTTTTCACCCAAGATCGCACCCAAGATGTACTAGGGCTGTTAGAGATACACTGATACTCAaaggaaatactgaaaatgcagaaaaaccCTATACTAAAGTTAACCGGTAACTTCCACATAACCACCTCGGACTCTGCATGTGCAGACGACAGCATGAAATGAAACGGAAACTCCTGTGCTAAATTCAACATGAGGAGTTATGCAGCAAGTCATGTAGCATACAGCAGGACAGGACCTGACACTGGGGTACGTGTTGAACGAATAATGCTTAGATCGATGAGGCAACGGAAAGGTGCTGTGTGCAGATACATTCTGTCTTAAAATGTTCATGGTATTGAAGCCAAGTGCATTTTGCACTTCTAATGAAGAAAAGTTCAGCACACTTAGCATCTCCAACCTGGAGTTTGATATGTAGTCCCACAGCATACAGAAGCTTTCCAGCAAATTCGTGTGACTTCTTTGTTTATTTGGGCTGAAAACTCTATCAAAAGACCACTGCTTCTGAAACAACTCCCCCAACTTTGCCAAAGTTTCACGACAGGCTTTCAGCTCTTATTAACAGGAACACTTGCTTTACAAATCTAAACCTAGACAGAGTTGCATATCATTATCAGATTACACacagacagaagaaataaaagttccCCCCAAACAGGCTACATTTCAGAAATCAAGATATTACTTAgagtatttaattaaaaaagtattGTTTGAAATACATTCAGAGACAACTTTTTGTTCATAAGATGACTGGCTTTTTTTTGGTCCTTCAAGGGTAGACATGCTTCCCTTCCATAACAAGATACTACATCCAAGAATATGCAGAATGGATCTTAATAAAAGCAGAAGCCTTTTAGTCTGCATTCTCAGATATTTGGTCCTAAAAATCCTTACTTCTTAAATAATGCATTTCTAAGACTGCCAAAAAAACCCACTATGGTagtaatttttctattttactcGGTCTTTCgctgaagattatttttttctggttgaaAGAAGTGTTTTTCAAGAGCATTGACCAGTTCATCTAGTTCCTTCTTCAATTGCTCGACGTcactaaaaaaagaaagccacacaaacacagaaaacactgtCAGAGtagagaagttaaaaagaacatttacaGCCTAATATATTGTTTTAGACAAATATTTCCTATCAATGATAAAAGTATATATACTCGAGTTCTTAAGGAGTACTATTCAATAATGAAGAGCCCTTTCCCCACCAAAGCAATGCAGAAAAGCCACTCAGCCCCTATTGCACAGCATTTACCCCTGTAAGGGACAATACCTGTTTCCAGGAGGTGCACAAAGTTCAGAATAGTACTTGATTTTGGGTTCTGTCCCACTGGTTCGCATCGTGGCCACTCCTCCATTAGCAAAAGTGAATGTAATCATTTGGCTACTTTTACTAGTAGGAAGTATCTAGAAATAGTAagaagaatatatttatatatatgtaacatTTAGAAGGGGACTATAATGACTTCAAAACAAACTCCATGACCTGATGTCATATGACTAATGCATCAGCTAAAAGTAAGTTTTGTTCCATTTCCTTTAACATTGTGGTCTCGTGACCACAACAGGCAAATGACAGCTTTACCCTCAATCTGCTGGTAAAACTGCTGCTAAATATCACTGCTGGGTAGCTTATTTCAACTCTAGTCAACATTTTGGCTGTGAACAGGAGTTTCTTTATGAGGAGCTTCcccaggaggaagaagaaacatgGCTCATGGAAGACTAAGGAACCCCAACCTGCATCTCAGTAGACCATCTTGCTTACACTTTTTACACAAATTAACAGAAgattgctgctgcagcactaTAGCAAgatcctccttcctccctctacAGAGTGCCACCTTGGAGGGCAGAGAAAGAGGGGAAatggggagagagaagaggacgaaaaagaaaaggaaaacagaaatcaacCTTGATTTACTCCCCattgaaacaaaacaatcatCCCAAACGCAACTCATCTTAGACTCAACATTGAACATAACATGTTCTAGAGTATTTCTCCAGAGAGTATTTTTACATGTGTTTCCACATACATATACGTGATTGTGTGTAACAAAAATGTACTTACAGCTTTTTGATCTGGCTGGCTGCTGTCATACCCAGTAGTTAGATCTCTTATTCCAGAAACTTTAAATCTACCACAAGATTTTGGGTATGTGTTTTCTCCATCGTAATTCCTGAGGTTGTCAAAAAGCTGTTGAATCACTTTAGGATCATGACAGATGAAATACGAAGCTTTGGTAATATGGAGGCCATATCTGTGAAGACATGATACTAATGAATTGAAAAAGTAAAGTTCCTGTTAGAGTTATACACCACACACATTATACAACCCTCTATAAAGCAAGAATCTATACTCACGGTCACCCAACTGTAGCATAACTTCACCCTGTTACACTTTTTAAGAGGCTTTGACACCTTAATTGCCCTATTTTAAACACTTTCTCTCTTAAAGGTCTCTGCACAGAAATTTTCTTAATGATTGGAAATGAGAAAGTTTACTttgaaatcagaaggaaaaaaaatgatgccatTATTGCCTTGTGAAGTTCTAAACACcacaggaagagaaacaaatgtgTCTAAATAGGTCCCTTGACTGGATGCTAGCTGATCTCTTCTGAGTAAAAGTAATTTCAGGCCTTTTTCCAAGCAAACTGCAGAGGCTGCTTTCCCATTAAAGTCTTTCTGTTGAACTAAACTGTTCCCGAACATCACCTCTTTACATTACCCATTTGCTGCCAGATAGTATAATGCAGAATCTGCATCAAAAACAAGTAGCCTGATAATATAGACTTTTCAAAACAGCACGTTATTGGAAAGCATACAAGCCTGGGCTGCTTCTTTAAGTGAACTTTTCCTAAAGATGAACAGTTAATGAGCATCCTTGGTGCTAGGGAAAATCTGAAGGGCAGAAGCTTTCGCTAACACTAGGATGCTCATGCTAGAAACTGGGAAAGCTTCTAAAGTAGCAACACATTTATACCTAAATGGAAATCTTGAATATCAATAGTTGTTAAATCAGTCTTGAGAATCCAGCAAGGGAATTAAAAAAGCCTATCCTACATTTGAAAGAAGTAACGAACCTGTTAGGACTGTGTCCTTTTCCTGATCTACCTTGGCTTTGGGATGAGGTAACAATGAGAACAGATCCCCGTACTATACCTCCAAAATACAGAGTAGAGTTTCTTCTGCTTCAACAGCAGTTCACAAGACAATCCTgaccaggagaaaaagaagtaaaggaGTAGAAAAGTGGAACACTATACTAGccacaaaagcaagcaaacaaaaataaccgCAAAGCAAGACAAGAAAAGTCCCACAGTTACCAAGCACCTGTTAAGACGACagacttgttttcttccttagaTCTGTAGCTTTCCCATGAATGGTGGCCATGTGCATTGACACGAACAGCCTTACTCTGAGGTGCACCTACAGGCTGCTTTTATGCTAAAGAAGCTATGACCTTCAGAGGCCTCTTCAGTGGCTATTAACACAGCAGCACTGTGGCATTGCTAAGTTCCACTCAGCTAAATTTTGTGATTTTGAAGGCAAGCCGAAGCAGGTGTTTGTTTACCAAAAGAGCATTTAAAAGAGCACTTCAGAGTGTTCTCCAGGAACTAGCAGTTAAGGAAACTCTCAACTCAGATACTGTATGTGCAGCTCTAGgcatgattttcttttccatgtgtTTGTCCTACTGTTTCATGAATGCACCTAAACTACCATGTACAACAGCTGATAAATTCCACAATTTATGCGTTGGTTTTGCCACCTGATTCCTTCTTAAATGGTTGATAAAATAAGCTTGTCTAGTACTGCACACAAAGGAGAGCTCTGAGGACTGGTGAAACAAGCAGCACCAAGGCTGGAGTTTTCCATGAATCTTTCTTCAGGTTCCACCACAGCTTTGTTAGTGATGCTACCAGACATGAAGAGGTGGAAAATATCCACCAGCCTATGCTGCTCCTTCAGCACAAACAACtacaaaccccaaaccctcaTAAGAAACATGCCCTGCCCCATGAAGTCCAATAACTATCTCAGCTACTGATTTCTGCAGGTCCTAGaatatgttaaaagaaaaacaagaagtaGCACTTAATACTGAAAGCTCTCAGAGGGACATCCAGCTGGATACAACAAATAGAATCAGTTATAGAACTTCAGCTGAATCAGCTCAAATATCAGTATTCAGGAGCAGAAAGACAAACCAACGCATACCATTGATCCAAAAATGAAAGCCAGAATGATATAGTATAGCTATAGCGCCATCtagaattaatttaattacCAATAGCCCTGCAAGCAGGACAGAAACAAGCTGGCTTCAATGAGTAATATAAATATGCCAGAGCTACCTAGGCACACTCTGCCATTAATGCTTTTGTACATTTAGTATGTTTAAGCAGCAAGAAGCACTGTGAGCTCCACAATGAAACAATActgctgggaaaaacaaaagtagACAAAAAACTCCAGTCTTATGTACAAGAAAGCCCACGAGCAGAACTTCTCAAACAGAGGAAAGCCTtcagaaagacaaacaaaaatgctatgaaaaaatctcattaacagattaagaattaaaaaagcGATTCTATTCTTTTAATACCTTAAAATGACATAAAAACAAGTCATATGTGTATTCATACCCACGAAATAGGAGAGCTTTCTAGATCACTGTTACCATACTCTTGTACTTCTATTTCTTCATGTACCGTATGTTACTGTCAGGTCCTATTAACCAATGTATGTGGAATGGAGAAAATCTGATTATTAGACAATTATAAACAAACTCACTCATCATAGACTGCTTTCAGCTGCTGAGACAAAGACATATTCCTGGTTGCCAAAAAACTAGCCATCTCTGCAGTTATAACAGCAGCGCTGACACCATCTTTGTCCAGAACAGCAGGACAGCACATATAtcctaaacaaaggaaaatttaatgtgtattatttacatatttgatttttataagAAAAGTAGATAGTATGGAATAGAAGAGTAGCACCGGTGGAAGAGGGGAACGTAAGAATGGACATTGTTCAAAGGAGAAATGTGTATTGCCATACTACACACATTTTAGAattaaaccaaaaatattttcagcatagcCTAggatttgaaaattatttaccTTCTAATCAACATTAATTTCAATAATCAAAGTATTTAATGAATTTTCAGCACTTATTTGTATCTTATCTGTGCCATGTGCTCCTGAGTACTTTTGGAACTCtcataaaaagaaacacacacttTAGGAAAAATACAAGCATGGCATTTTCTCTTAAATGTGAGTATCCTTACATAGTAGCATACGTTAACACTGGTAATTATCCACGAGGTAGTCACATTTCCTCTGGTTTTCAGGCACTGAGATACTCAAGAAATTGTACTACAGCTTTACAATCTCTGTCTTACATACTAATAACTTTTCCCCATGTCTTTCCAGTTTACAAGTATTGTTTGGAGGAGCTTTTACTTTATGCTGTTCATGTTTAAACTTAAGTGTCAGCTACACATACTCAACTTgacatttaaagaaatgtgtttttttggtttattttgtgtttaaataGCTTGTAGGGAATTTGCAGCCCAAGTCTACATGGCCATTACTGAAAATATATCCACCTAGCTTGCATCACCATACTTGGTGCTAAACAGAGATGAGGATTGCATACTAGTAATATCAATCAGCCAAATGGATGATGTCAATTACTCCTATTAAGTTGAGGCCATTTGGCTACACAACTATATTTGGCAGTAGTCCACTTTCACTATTTTACAGGATTCTACAACGCAATATTCTCATACCTATAGCCTCTTCAAACGCAAAAAGAACAGCTTTTCCCTGATCCATGAGCTGTTTGGCACGGTTCCCCATCCACTTAAAACCTGTCAGTGTTTCCTACAGCAGTGaggatgaaaaaaaacacattaagaaTAAAAGCAACGTTTGACAGAGATAGAGGACACAAAACACTATGtaggaaagcaaataaaaggatATAGAATAAACCTGTAACAGCTTACCTCAAAGTGAAAACCTTCCTTTAGTGCAATTGCTCTCAGAATTTTGGAAGATACTGTACTAGATAACATGTAGACATCTTTAATGGCACAAGCATCCCTATTCTGATTTTTCCAGCAAGTGAAGATCCACCACCCCAAAAGAGCTCCCAGTTCATTTCCAGAAAACACCTTCCATTCaccactggaggaaaaaagaaaaaaaaaaagaagaaagtataTGAATTCAAAGGacagtactggaaaaaaaaatctagtggTTCTTTCATACATGAATACTAGCAAATAAACCCACCACATTTGAATTCCAAATGACAGTAACAAGGCATTTTGTatccattaagaaaaaaaaatcttcccctAAGAATCCTGAAGTTATATTACTCCTCAGTCATATTTACCAGCTTAAGAATTTATCCAAAGATGAAAGTGAAATTTCcagcatattttaaattaaaaaaaaaaaaagaaaaaaaaagacaaaaaaaaagccagtagATACAGATCACAAAAATCAATGGCAcagatgtgaaaataaatacaattctCAAACAATCAGTAGTTTTGGTCAACTTGGTAACAAATACATCAATCTATCATTAAGGAAAAGTGGAAACAGAAATCAAGTagttcaaaaatatataaattaaaactgACCCATTGTTAGAACaagaaaaattgaagaaaaaaaaaaaaggaaaaaacagatgtcAGAATAACAAAAATGCCAATCATGAAAGGGGACAGAGAAACTGTCAAATTGGCAAAAATGAACACCTACAGAAACAGCACCTGTTGTGAAAGAGAAGCAGAGTCGGTCTCCTGCATTTATTGATGCCATCAGGCACTAAGGAATGCATGGTAACAATCAGCTTAAAAGAGCGTGAGAGAATGTTCTCTAGCAGGAGTGTGTGTCAAAGCAGACATACAAATACTATGGAAGCCTATATTTGTATCTGATTAGTGTACAAAAAGCTGCAGTGGAATTTGGAAACGATGCAGGACCAAAAGTTAGGTGACAATTAAGGCTGGCTAAACAATTagcaaagaagcagcagaacaaaagCACCATACTCTCAATGATGGTAATTACAGTAAACTAAAAACACCCTCCGAGACTCTGGTAGCTATGTTAttagacaaatgaaaaaaaatgcaaaagaaaaactgcCATCTTTGAAGGTGGTACCAGATGAAAACACGTTATCTGGTGAGCAAAATGGATACTTGCACTGTCTCCTTCTGCTGGGCTTTTGGAATTCGTGGATGACAAATATTACAGCCTGAAATCAGTTATGCAATCAGTGAAGATATCTTTCAAGAAACCATTTCATGTTTTGGGTACCAAGGACTGTTGCCATGATTTTATATCTCTCTCTCATGTGTTAAAAAGCATGAGTTCATTCATACTACATATTTTTGTGTCTCAgtccaaaaaacaaaaacaaaactattctATCTTCCTCTGAAACACAGGTAGTCCGAATACCTCAAATCTGTCGGACCTTTAAGTCCAAAATGGTTTGCATTTGTTACTATACCTTTCCTGTTTCTCAGCCACTGCAAGTCGATCAGCATCTGGATCATTTGCTAGAACAATTTTTGCCCCATCTTTTTCAGCCAAAGCAAAAGATAATGTCTGGAAACAGTGATAAGCAACATCAGAGAAGCATTAATACtcccaaataatatttttgctttctttacagACTTTAAATAAACTTTGCTGGTTTATTTAATCTCAAACACCCAAAGTCATGATGTGTgtctacaaacaaacaaaacaaaaaccactatCCCAACCACTTCATTTACATTTAACCAACTCACAGGCTATAAGCCTGGAAACAGTTGAGCATGAGCAGGATATTTAATTTCACCAACATCATTCCACTTTTGTAGCCTGATTCAAAAGCTAGATATATTCAATAGGgtctttaataataaaatgatcATACTTGTATCAGAAATTCCAGCCTCCTAATGATCAGGATTGCCACTGAGGTTTGGGAACAATTTAGTCTTTGTATTTCAGATGTAAACTAGAAACTTTCCCAAATTGACGGTGAAGATCTTTACTttctatttattaatttttaaaaagaactgtATTACTTTGCTTTGCATGCAGATGATGCACATTCTGATAGAGAgaacaaaatacagtttaaagTTATAGCTAATTATTACCTGACTGGTTCAAAGAGTTatgaattttaatgaaatgataCAAACAAAATCCTCAATAAATGTTAAGAtctaaaaacagaagtaaaataatcttttaaccAATATTTATAGCCATGACTGTTGGCAGAAAGGAAACAGCCAAGTTGCTTGACACATTTTGTAActataaagatatatatatatttataaatattgataagtaataaatatatatatttaccagAACACCTTTGCCTTCTTCAGGATTTGGATACTTCACTGTAGGAAATTCTGGATCAGGATCCTTCTGCTCCGGAACAGCAAAAGGAGGTCTAAGGTCAAATGCCTCAAAGGCCAACTGCACAAATTTATGACCTACACCATGCACAGAAGTATGAACAAATTTCAAGTTTGTTTCCTTGTTGATattcctgaaataaaacagattaaacTTGAATATGGCAGGATATTCTACAGGAAAATTCACTATGTTTGGGAACTGATGTGACTCGTTATTCTGTAGCACTGTTAACATGAAAAACTAAAGGAGATTGCTTTTTAGAAGTAATGACTTCAAAATTGGTTTAGCCACATTTTTTAGCTCTGCGAGTTACTGGAAATATCTAATGTTCTGGTACACGGAAACCACTGGAATAAGACAGTACGCTCTATACACCTCAAAGGAGGAGAGTGGAAAACAAATACAACTGACTAGTAAGACTCTACATTCCCAACTCTGGCATTTAAGCCATCTCCAAAGAACAGTGAACCTACTGGAGCATGTCTCATTTGAACTCATTCGTTTTTATAAGTTACATTGCTAAAAATGTGAGACACGTAAAGGCATTCAAACTCCTGGGACATTTACCTCCTATtcggtagaaaaaaaaaaaaagaacattatttcTCATACAGGCCTATCTTTCTAGTAACATTGACTGAGATTTTAGCACCAGTTACTGGTGACTACTGGTAGTTAAAATTTTGATGCAAGTAGGCAGATTAACAGGCTGTTGCTTATCTAACACACAAATTGATTCTACCTGATAATCTCGAAGAGAAACATCCACTTCATTTCGTTAGGTGAAGTTTATGCTGAGCAAGTGACAGCAATACACTGGTGCAAGGCTTCCGAGGTTACCAGGAGCACATGCAAGGCTAGAATTATAGAGCGAGATCGTCTGTCAAAACTGTCTGAAAAGCCTGGTTCACCTTCTCTCTTAACAGCTCATTTTAAGGCCGTGATTCAACAACATTAAATTAGATAGTCAGTGCCAACTCTTAGCTTGCCTCTAGCTACACAGAATAGTCCCAATCTTCCAGCAGCATTTGGCTGATGCATGGCCACACTAGTCCAGGGAGATAATATAATCAGAAACTAGCTTTTGCGGGGTTAGATTTCTGCCAGAACAACTTTATTAACTGGCTTGCTATGTTACCACACCGCTGCCAGAACTACTGCAAAAGATCACAGGAATGCACAGACAGAACTGGAAAACACAACAGAATTGTGGCTGCCCTGAGTTTGATCGATTTAAATTGCCATGCTGACATACCAGCTGGAAAATCCTGTACCTTAGCAGAGTTAACACCAGTTACCTGTGAAAGCACTGTTTCTGTATGTCTTTGAAATATTCCTTATTGACAGTGGCATACGGATCATGAAGTAGCACGCTGCTGTCAATTAGTTTATCATCCCAAGCCTGAGGCCACGGTTCTTGATTCTCCTC
It encodes:
- the PGM2 gene encoding phosphopentomutase — translated: MAGDAALKRAAEQWLQWDKNPKTSAIVKQLVAEGNVEELQKCFGLRMEFGTAGLRAAMGAGISHMNDLTIIQTTQGFCRYLEKNFSDLKKRGVVIGFDARAHLSSGGSSKRFARLAANTFISQGVPVYLFSDITPTPFVPYTVTHLKLCAGIMVTASHNPKQDNGYKVYWENGAQIISPHDKGISQAIEENQEPWPQAWDDKLIDSSVLLHDPYATVNKEYFKDIQKQCFHRNINKETNLKFVHTSVHGVGHKFVQLAFEAFDLRPPFAVPEQKDPDPEFPTVKYPNPEEGKGVLTLSFALAEKDGAKIVLANDPDADRLAVAEKQESGEWKVFSGNELGALLGWWIFTCWKNQNRDACAIKDVYMLSSTVSSKILRAIALKEGFHFEETLTGFKWMGNRAKQLMDQGKAVLFAFEEAIGYMCCPAVLDKDGVSAAVITAEMASFLATRNMSLSQQLKAVYDEYGLHITKASYFICHDPKVIQQLFDNLRNYDGENTYPKSCGRFKVSGIRDLTTGYDSSQPDQKAILPTSKSSQMITFTFANGGVATMRTSGTEPKIKYYSELCAPPGNSDVEQLKKELDELVNALEKHFFQPEKNNLQRKTE